In the genome of Chaetodon trifascialis isolate fChaTrf1 chromosome 21, fChaTrf1.hap1, whole genome shotgun sequence, the window TAAGAAATGTCAAGATTGTCtctgtttgatgtttgttgttAAAGGAGAAGTGAATTATTGACATTTCTGTTGAGGGATAGAAAGACACAAATTCACGATATGTGTGATGGCAAAACCTGGTGGCTTTTAAGGCAATGTGAGTGAGGCAGGATGAAATAgcactgctgtgaaaacatgctgactggaggaaaacaaaatcaGGGGTATAAATACCCTCACCAGCAcctgctgcacctcctctcccctccctgccATTGCCCACTTCTGTTCATTTGTCAGTGTACACCTGTTCCCTCTCTCGCTTGCCGTCCCCACCCCCCACCATGTATGGCTCATTCTCATTGGGCCATGCATGTGTCAGTTTAGCTTCTGTCCCATTATGAAAACCATGGATTAAGTATAAATTTATTCTGAGCATTTGGATCcacatttggaaaaaaattCTACTTTAATTTggtgtatttgttttattattctttCAGTTAGGGGCTTCATTTTATGCTGCTTACATCTATTAACACTTAAATACTATGGAGATgcaaaaataattaaatctaAGAAATTTCctgagaaaaatgaaatcacaaaTATACTCAACCACCAGATCACACCTTTACTTCATGTTTAAAGTAAAATTGATGCATTTTATTCAGTAAAAACAGGGATTCATTTTAATGATGgcttctctgtgtctcccacAGTTGGTGACAAAGTCCCAGCTGACATCAGGATTGTTACCATCAAGTCCACCACCCTGCGTGTTGACCAGTCCATCCTTACTGGTAAGCTTTCAAGCAACCTGAAACATGACTTATGTTTTTCTGTCGTATCTGCAGTTTTGAGTAAATTTTCTGCCTTCTCTCTCAGGTGAGTCTGTCAGTGTGATCAAGCACACTGACGCTGTCCCCGACCCCAGAGCTGTCAACCAGGACAAGAAGAACATGCTTTTCTCTGTAAGTGCCTCACCAACATCAATATTTTATGCTCACCACTACAGACATTGTTTTCCTCCATTGCTCCTCACTTCATATTCCTATCACTACCTTGTCTAActttctcatcctctctcctttgtAGGGCACTAACATTGCTGCTGGCAAGGCCATTGGTATTGCTGTGGCCACTGGAGTCTCCACTGAGATCGGCAAGATCCGTGACCAGATGGCTGCCACTGAGCAGGAGAAGACCCCTCTGCAGGCAAAACTGGACGAGTTCGGTGAGCAGCTGTCCAAGGTTATCTCCCTGATCTGTGTTGCTGTCTGGGCCATCAACATTGGCCACTTCAACGACCCCGTCCATGGTGGCTCATGGATCCGTGGCGCTGTCTACTACTTCAAGATTGCCGTTGCTCTGGCTGTGGCTGCCATCCCTGAGGGTAAGAGAAACATGTCATCAAGCCAGAAAGTGAATGTTCCTTCCCACACTGCCTGTTTATCATACTCACGGTTTTCACCAATGTCTCTCAGGTCTGCCTGCTGTCATCACCACTTGTCTGGCCCTTGGTACCCGCCGTATGGCCAAGAAGAACGCTATCGTCAGAAGCCTGCCCTCTGTGGAGACCCTGGGTTGCACCTCTGTCATCTGCTCCGACAAGACTGGCACCCTCACCACCAACCAGATGTGTGTGACTAAGGTGGGTATCAAATGTTATTCACACCGAAAAGGGTAATTGTGTCACTGGCAATTTGTCTACAAAACTACTTTGGACACAACTtaaactttctttctttcctccaacACAGATGTTCATTGTCAAGACCGTTGATGGCGAACATGTTGACCTTGATGCCTTTGATATCTCTGGCTCCAAGTACACCCCTGAGGGAGAGGTGTAAGTTCAAGCTCATTGAAATCCAGCATTAGTCATAAACTGAGGTGCACATGAACCgtatgtcatttatttgaaattctttgtctttcagttcCCAGGGAGGTTCTAAGATCAACTGCAGTGCTTACGACGGCCTTGTTGAGCTGGCTACCATCTGCGCCCTGTGCAATGACTCCTCTCTTGACTACAACGAGGTAAAGTCATAAAGACATGATGTTCTTGATATGCTGAATCCTCTTGACCTTCCGCAATTTATCCaattctcttctctcttttctccaggCCAAGAAGATCTATGAGAAGGTCGGTGAGGCTACCGAGACTGCCCTGTCCTGCCTGGTTGAGAAGATGAATGTGTTCAACAGCAACGTGAAGAACCTGTCCAGGATTGAGAGAGCCAATGCCTGCTGCTCTGTACGTTTCCTCCTGCATGTTGAAGATAATACTCATGCTTATTATTAATATAGCTAATTGTGAACAGTATTAGTTGAATAGGCCTTAATTGTTCCAGAGAATTACAGTTTTCAGTGTTCTATTGAGGCCAACCTGTGGTGAGGTGACTCTCTGTTTAATAAAAATCCCTTTTATCTGTGTGTCCTCCAACAGGTGATCAAGCAGCTCATGAAGAAGAATGTCACTCTGGAGTTCTCCCGTGACAGGAAGTCCATGTCTGTGTACTGCACTCCCTCCAAGGGTGATGGTGGTGCCAAGATGTTTGTGAAGGCtagtttctgtctttttttccttcttttcataTCCTTTGGTCAGACAATGTGAAGCATCCAACGTAACACAAAGCAATCCTGCTGTTTTCCACAGGGTGCCCCAGAGGGTGTGATTGATAGGTGTGCATATGTGCGTGTTGGCACCACCCGCGTGCCCCTGACCAACGCCATCAAGGAGAAGATCATGGCTGTCATCAGGGACTGGGGTACCGGCCGTGACACCCTGCGTTGCCTGGCCCTGGCAACTCGTGACTCCCCACTGAAGCTGGACGAGATGAACCTTGAGGACTCAACCAAGTTTGCCGACTACGAGGTGAGAACTTCATGGACCTGGCATGGAAATGTGTGGGTACAACCCTGACTACATGTAAACACTTGGATTGAGTGACTCCATTCTCGCTTCTCTCCTCAGACTGACCTGACCTTCGTTGGCTGCGTGGGTATGCTGGATCCCCCTCGTAAGGAGGTCACTGGCTCCATCGAACTGTGCAAAGCTGCTGGAATCCGTGTCATCATGATCACTGGTTAGTATTATGGCTGGGATGGATTACCAGTACAgaaatgtgctgtgctgtgctgtgctatGCTGTGCTGTGATATGAACATGCAATTTTACATGTTATGAGAACTATAAATTATGCATTTTACATAATAATTACACAGTAATTTTTTGAAATAATTGCCATTTTGAGGCAAAATATGTTCCctaaatgtgaaaaacaagaaCTCCATCTGTTCCCCTGTGGTGCAAAATTTGTGTTTTACACTTCTGCGACATCAGTCATTCCACTGACCCTCCACCAAACTTGTCCTTTTCCATATTTCAGGTGACAACAAGGGAACTGCTATCGCTATCTGCCGTCGCATTGGCATCTTCACAGAGGATCAGGATGTTTCTGGCAAGGCCTACACCGGACGTGAGTTTGACGATCTGCCCCTTCATGAACAGGCTGAGGCCGTGCGTAGGGCTTGCTGCTTTGCCCGTGTGGAGCCATCCCACAAGTCCAAGATTGTGGAGTACCTGCAGGGTTATGATGACATTACTGCTATGGTGAGAACCCAGCAGCATCAGATGCAACCTAAGGTTGACAGAGACATAGTTCATGTTGTGCTGTACTTGTGTGCAGTTTGATGGTAGTATaactttcctctcctcccactccaGACTGGTGATGGTGTGAACGATGCCCCTGCCCTGAAGAAGGCTGAGATTGGCATCGCCATGGGCTCTGGCACTGCCGTTGCCAAGACTGCCTCTGAGATGGTCCTGGCTGACGACAACTTCTCTTCCATTGTGGCTGCTGTTGAGGAGGGCAGAGCTATCTACAACAACATGAAGCAGTTCATCCGCTACCTCATCTCCTCCAACGTCGGTGAGGTCGTCTGGTGAGTGgtgtgacacacactctgatccACACCTAATTGCCACATTTTAGCCATCTTTCTGTCTCCAGCTAACCCCAGccttcatttcctttttctctctctcagtatcttcctgactgctgctctggGTCTGCCCGAGGCTCTGATCcctgttcagctgctgtgggTCAACCTGGTGACTGACGGTCTGCCCGCCACAGCTCTGGGCTTCAACCCCCCTGATTTGGACATCATGGGCAAGCCCCCACGTTCCCCCAAGGAGCCCCTGATCTCTGGCTGGCTGTTCTTCAGATACATGGCTATTGGTGGTAAGTAGGACTGGATTTGTTCGTTCAGGTTTTGTTTAGATGCAGAAAAATACTTGCCCACACAGACATTGTTACCTTTCTCTAACAGGATACGTCGGTGCTGCCACTGTTGGTGGTGCTGCCTGGTGGTTCCTCTACGATCCCAGTGGCCCCGGTGTCAGCTACTATCAGCTGGTACGTCATTGTCTCTCTGTCATGCTGTCTCAAACATTCACATGCAGACACCGAATGACCTTACCTCTCCTCTGTGTAGTCCCACTTCATGCAGTGCCA includes:
- the atp2a1l gene encoding ATPase sarcoplasmic/endoplasmic reticulum Ca2+ transporting 1, like isoform X1 gives rise to the protein MENAHTKMPAECLAYFGVNENTGLTPDQFKKNLDKYGYNELPAEEGKSIWELIAEQFEDLLVRILLLAACISFVLAWFEEGEETVTAFVEPFVILLILIANAVVGVWQERNAEDAIEALKEYEPEMGKVYRSDRKSVQMIKAREIVPGDIVEVSVGDKVPADIRIVTIKSTTLRVDQSILTGESVSVIKHTDAVPDPRAVNQDKKNMLFSGTNIAAGKAIGIAVATGVSTEIGKIRDQMAATEQEKTPLQAKLDEFGEQLSKVISLICVAVWAINIGHFNDPVHGGSWIRGAVYYFKIAVALAVAAIPEGLPAVITTCLALGTRRMAKKNAIVRSLPSVETLGCTSVICSDKTGTLTTNQMCVTKMFIVKTVDGEHVDLDAFDISGSKYTPEGEVSQGGSKINCSAYDGLVELATICALCNDSSLDYNEAKKIYEKVGEATETALSCLVEKMNVFNSNVKNLSRIERANACCSVIKQLMKKNVTLEFSRDRKSMSVYCTPSKGDGGAKMFVKGAPEGVIDRCAYVRVGTTRVPLTNAIKEKIMAVIRDWGTGRDTLRCLALATRDSPLKLDEMNLEDSTKFADYETDLTFVGCVGMLDPPRKEVTGSIELCKAAGIRVIMITGDNKGTAIAICRRIGIFTEDQDVSGKAYTGREFDDLPLHEQAEAVRRACCFARVEPSHKSKIVEYLQGYDDITAMTGDGVNDAPALKKAEIGIAMGSGTAVAKTASEMVLADDNFSSIVAAVEEGRAIYNNMKQFIRYLISSNVGEVVCIFLTAALGLPEALIPVQLLWVNLVTDGLPATALGFNPPDLDIMGKPPRSPKEPLISGWLFFRYMAIGGYVGAATVGGAAWWFLYDPSGPGVSYYQLSHFMQCHDENEDFAGIDCEIFEACPPMTMALSVLVTIEMCNALNSLSENQSLVRMPPWSNFWLLAAMSLSMSLHFMIIYVDPLPMIFKLTHLSVEQWMMVLKLSFPVIGIDEVLKFVARNYIESTQAI
- the atp2a1l gene encoding ATPase sarcoplasmic/endoplasmic reticulum Ca2+ transporting 1, like isoform X2 translates to MENAHTKMPAECLAYFGVNENTGLTPDQFKKNLDKYGYNELPAEEGKSIWELIAEQFEDLLVRILLLAACISFVLAWFEEGEETVTAFVEPFVILLILIANAVVGVWQERNAEDAIEALKEYEPEMGKVYRSDRKSVQMIKAREIVPGDIVEVSVGDKVPADIRIVTIKSTTLRVDQSILTGESVSVIKHTDAVPDPRAVNQDKKNMLFSGTNIAAGKAIGIAVATGVSTEIGKIRDQMAATEQEKTPLQAKLDEFGEQLSKVISLICVAVWAINIGHFNDPVHGGSWIRGAVYYFKIAVALAVAAIPEGLPAVITTCLALGTRRMAKKNAIVRSLPSVETLGCTSVICSDKTGTLTTNQMCVTKMFIVKTVDGEHVDLDAFDISGSKYTPEGEVSQGGSKINCSAYDGLVELATICALCNDSSLDYNEAKKIYEKVGEATETALSCLVEKMNVFNSNVKNLSRIERANACCSVIKQLMKKNVTLEFSRDRKSMSVYCTPSKGDGGAKMFVKGAPEGVIDRCAYVRVGTTRVPLTNAIKEKIMAVIRDWGTGRDTLRCLALATRDSPLKLDEMNLEDSTKFADYETDLTFVGCVGMLDPPRKEVTGSIELCKAAGIRVIMITGDNKGTAIAICRRIGIFTEDQDVSGKAYTGREFDDLPLHEQAEAVRRACCFARVEPSHKSKIVEYLQGYDDITAMTGDGVNDAPALKKAEIGIAMGSGTAVAKTASEMVLADDNFSSIVAAVEEGRAIYNNMKQFIRYLISSNVGEVVCIFLTAALGLPEALIPVQLLWVNLVTDGLPATALGFNPPDLDIMGKPPRSPKEPLISGWLFFRYMAIGGYVGAATVGGAAWWFLYDPSGPGVSYYQLSHFMQCHDENEDFAGIDCEIFEACPPMTMALSVLVTIEMCNALNSLSENQSLVRMPPWSNFWLLAAMSLSMSLHFMIIYVDPLPMIFKLTHLSVEQWMMVLKLSFPVIGIDEVLKFVARNYIES